The Lewinellaceae bacterium genome has a window encoding:
- a CDS encoding 3-phosphoshikimate 1-carboxyvinyltransferase: MDRRISGTVTLDGSKSISNRALILRALSGKDFPITGLGTSKDVSTMQALLASQNEVLDAGAAGTTFRFLTAYLAWSGKSCTLTGSERMKQRPIGPLVEALRTLGARIEYLENEGYPPLRFSGGQWEQVTRSLTLPASVSSQYLSALLMIAPRLPMGLELNLEGELVSRPYLEMTLHMMGFFGVDHTWSGQTITVEPQAYEARPFQVEADWSAASYYYSIAALSDYCDLTLYGLHQESLQGDAAIAGFMENLGVHTEFGEGYIRLSRTSTPPKPFFEYDFINCPDLAQTVIACCGGLGVKGVFQGLQTLYIKETDRIAAMQNELRKLDVAFYQDSVQANTFVVEGQAAFRMTPEFATYEDHRMAMAMAPLAILNPIVIKDPGVVVKSYPAFWSDLESLGFEVTTC; the protein is encoded by the coding sequence ATGGATCGCAGAATTTCCGGGACGGTTACGCTGGATGGCTCGAAGAGCATCAGCAACCGGGCTTTGATCCTGCGGGCGCTCTCCGGAAAAGATTTTCCTATTACCGGATTGGGAACCTCCAAGGACGTTTCTACCATGCAAGCCCTGTTAGCGTCCCAGAATGAGGTGCTGGATGCCGGCGCAGCAGGCACCACCTTCCGCTTCCTCACTGCTTATCTGGCTTGGTCCGGAAAGTCCTGCACACTGACCGGGAGCGAGCGGATGAAGCAGCGCCCCATCGGACCACTGGTTGAAGCCTTGCGAACCCTGGGCGCCCGGATTGAATACCTGGAAAATGAAGGTTATCCTCCTTTGCGATTCAGCGGTGGACAATGGGAACAAGTGACCCGCAGTCTTACGCTACCGGCCAGTGTCTCCTCTCAATACTTGTCTGCCTTGCTGATGATCGCACCCCGGCTCCCCATGGGACTGGAGTTGAATCTGGAGGGCGAGCTGGTTTCCAGGCCGTATCTTGAAATGACCCTGCATATGATGGGTTTTTTCGGAGTCGATCACACCTGGAGTGGGCAAACCATCACGGTTGAACCACAAGCCTATGAAGCCCGGCCATTCCAGGTAGAGGCAGACTGGAGTGCAGCCTCTTATTATTACAGTATCGCTGCCCTGAGTGATTACTGCGACCTCACGTTATACGGACTGCACCAGGAAAGTCTGCAGGGTGATGCGGCGATAGCCGGTTTCATGGAAAACCTGGGCGTCCATACCGAGTTCGGGGAAGGGTACATCCGGCTTTCACGAACCTCCACGCCACCGAAACCGTTTTTTGAATACGACTTCATCAATTGCCCCGATCTGGCTCAGACAGTTATTGCCTGTTGTGGGGGATTGGGAGTCAAGGGAGTCTTTCAGGGATTGCAGACCTTGTACATCAAAGAAACCGACCGGATTGCAGCCATGCAGAACGAACTAAGGAAGTTGGACGTGGCTTTTTACCAGGATTCTGTACAAGCCAATACTTTTGTTGTTGAGGGCCAGGCTGCCTTCAGGATGACACCCGAATTTGCTACCTACGAAGATCACCGGATGGCGATGGCGATGGCCCCATTAGCCATATTAAACCCTATTGTCATCAAGGACCCCGGAGTCGTTGTCAAATCCTATCCGGCATTTTGGTCTGACCTGGAATCGCTGGGATTTGAAGTGACCACGTGCTAG
- a CDS encoding acyl-CoA dehydrogenase family protein, which produces MKSANRVDKYQHHDYYLMDELLEEEHLLARAAVRDWVKSEVTPIIEDYADRAECPTHLFKGLAEIGAFGPSLPVEYGGGGMDEMAYGVIMQELERGDSGIRSMASVQGSLVMYPIYRFGSEEQRKKYLPKLGSGDFIGCFGLTEPDYGSNPAGMVTNIRDDGDAYILNGAKMWITNSPVADLAVVWAKDEEGVVRGMVVEAGSPGFSAPEIHGKWSLRASITGELIFEDVRVPKSQVFPEVRGMKGPLSCLSKARYGIAWGALGAALDCYDSSLRYSLERIQFDRPIGQFQLTQKKLAEMITEITKAQLLTWRLGTLANKGKATPAQISMAKRNNVHTALTIAREARQIHGGMGITNEYPVMRHMMNLETVLTYEGTHDIHLLITGYDVTGLNAFS; this is translated from the coding sequence ATGAAAAGCGCTAACCGAGTCGATAAATACCAGCATCACGATTACTACCTGATGGATGAGTTACTGGAAGAAGAGCACCTGCTGGCCAGGGCCGCGGTCCGGGATTGGGTCAAATCAGAAGTCACTCCGATTATTGAAGACTATGCCGATCGTGCCGAATGCCCTACCCATCTGTTCAAAGGCCTGGCTGAAATCGGCGCCTTTGGACCCAGCCTGCCGGTTGAATATGGCGGCGGAGGCATGGATGAGATGGCTTATGGCGTGATTATGCAGGAATTGGAACGAGGTGATTCCGGAATCCGCTCGATGGCATCTGTCCAGGGATCGCTGGTCATGTACCCGATCTACCGCTTTGGCAGTGAGGAACAACGCAAGAAATACCTGCCCAAACTGGGTTCCGGCGACTTTATCGGTTGCTTTGGCCTGACCGAGCCGGATTACGGTTCCAATCCTGCCGGCATGGTTACCAACATCAGGGATGATGGCGACGCCTACATCCTCAACGGCGCCAAAATGTGGATCACCAACTCACCGGTTGCCGATCTGGCAGTGGTCTGGGCCAAAGATGAAGAAGGTGTCGTTCGTGGTATGGTGGTTGAAGCGGGCAGCCCCGGCTTCTCCGCTCCGGAGATCCATGGCAAATGGTCGCTGCGGGCATCCATCACTGGCGAGTTGATCTTTGAAGACGTACGGGTACCAAAATCTCAGGTCTTCCCGGAGGTCCGGGGCATGAAAGGTCCATTGTCCTGCCTGTCAAAAGCGCGTTACGGCATCGCCTGGGGGGCCCTCGGAGCAGCACTGGACTGCTACGATTCCTCCTTACGGTACAGCCTGGAGCGCATCCAGTTTGACCGGCCCATCGGCCAGTTTCAATTGACCCAGAAAAAATTGGCCGAAATGATCACCGAGATCACCAAGGCTCAACTGCTGACCTGGCGGCTCGGCACCCTGGCCAATAAAGGCAAAGCCACACCGGCCCAGATCTCGATGGCCAAGCGCAACAATGTGCATACCGCGCTGACAATTGCTAGGGAAGCCCGCCAGATCCACGGAGGCATGGGCATTACCAATGAATATCCGGTGATGCGTCATATGATGAACCTGGAAACTGTGCTCACCTATGAGGGTACGCACGACATCCACCTGTTGATCACCGGGTATGATGTGACGGGATTAAACGCATTTTCGTAA
- a CDS encoding SAM-dependent chlorinase/fluorinase: protein MNRVVTLTTDLGNQDYYVGMVKGAILSASPEMQLVDITHEIPSYDIVQGAYILRNVYNHFPPGTVHLISVNNNYNVQNIYILFEKDGYIFVGPNNGLFSLVFERLPDQVFELRGSKGGAFPVRDIFSKVIRQLGRGDTLNEIGDAVTNLVMRMNLQPVVTRSHIRGSVIHVDKFDNVILNITREVFERARKGRDFALFFKRFEPITTISEHYFDVPVGETLCLINSADHLEIAINMGKAASLLGLKDDETVQIDFYDEP from the coding sequence ATGAACCGGGTGGTAACATTAACAACCGATCTCGGCAACCAGGATTATTATGTCGGCATGGTGAAGGGAGCCATCCTCTCTGCTTCACCGGAAATGCAGTTGGTGGATATCACCCATGAGATACCCTCATACGACATCGTCCAGGGAGCTTACATTCTCCGGAATGTGTACAACCACTTTCCGCCCGGAACCGTTCACCTCATCAGTGTGAATAATAACTACAATGTTCAGAACATCTACATCCTGTTCGAAAAAGACGGTTATATTTTTGTAGGCCCGAACAATGGTCTTTTTTCACTGGTTTTTGAACGGCTGCCCGATCAGGTTTTTGAATTGCGTGGCAGCAAAGGAGGCGCATTTCCGGTCCGGGATATTTTTTCCAAAGTGATCCGGCAACTGGGGCGAGGAGATACCCTAAATGAAATTGGTGACGCAGTGACGAACCTGGTGATGCGAATGAATCTTCAGCCCGTGGTCACACGTTCCCACATCCGGGGTTCCGTCATCCATGTGGACAAATTTGATAATGTCATCCTTAATATCACCAGAGAAGTTTTTGAACGGGCAAGAAAGGGACGTGATTTTGCCTTGTTTTTCAAGCGTTTTGAGCCCATAACCACCATCAGTGAGCATTATTTCGATGTACCGGTGGGAGAGACCCTCTGTCTCATCAATTCTGCGGATCATCTGGAGATTGCCATCAATATGGGTAAAGCTGCCAGCCTGCTGGGCCTGAAGGATGATGAGACGGTTCAGATCGACTTCTACGACGAGCCATGA
- a CDS encoding transglycosylase domain-containing protein: protein MADTNYNQSLAKKLYRILWGLAILMVLSGILFFIILSRQDLPTFEELENPENELATVILDKNKNELDRLFIQNRVPVAFEELNPYIVQALISTEDERYYKHAGIDLEALGRVGVKSLLMGKKSSGGGSTITQQLAKLMYPRIDLSNMSKVQQILNLGLSKFKEWITAVKLERSYTKEEIIAMYLNKFDFIYDSYGVRAAAETYFGKEQEDLQPDEAAVIVAMLNNPWYYNPKKFPENSTTRRNIVLSKMQKHGYLSKVEYDSLRTQPIDMSNFKRKTQSDGLAPYLKVEIQKRVKEILAQPETRKPDGTEYDLFKDGLQIETTIDPVYQRLALEAVLEHMPKLQTSYFRHWKGMNPFTYDMDDQQKSIVQATLDRMMHESDRYQTLRYARLGTLLQKMQEEVSNLVYTDTEIEWMIDEEKNPGRIAGLQSKGVIRKDKAQRMREAMKSNEWDELKVKYQDLQKETVKAFDTKTTCRIFDYSSPDFEKDSVMTPMDSIKYHMEILQTGVMVMDPTTGFVKAWVGGVNHKYFKFDHVTSNRQVGSTFKPFVYTTAVMNNISPCTEVIDQPYTIAPGENNFHIPEPWTPKNSHDFTGKKMNLYQGLRESVNSLSVFLMKSFGSAEPVRETAISMGLNGDEIPSVPSICLGTPELKVEELTGAYSVFANNGEYNKPIIIQYIRDRHGRLIYQNKLARHRALNEKTNYVMVRMLEQAIGNGKLGLTSPEVGGKTGTTNNHVDGWFMGIHPRVVIGTWVGGDYGWIRFRTLDAGQGAVMARPIFNLLMRKLEALPADEFDAQTHFSVPAGRLGITIDCDDYKQEPSAEDVFDVEQGLQDEFDIIH, encoded by the coding sequence ATGGCAGATACCAATTACAACCAGTCACTGGCTAAAAAATTGTACCGCATCCTGTGGGGATTGGCCATCCTCATGGTCCTCAGTGGCATCCTGTTTTTTATCATTTTGTCACGGCAGGACCTGCCTACCTTTGAAGAACTGGAGAATCCGGAGAATGAACTTGCTACGGTCATTCTGGACAAAAATAAAAATGAACTGGACCGGCTGTTCATCCAGAACCGGGTGCCGGTCGCCTTCGAAGAACTGAATCCCTATATCGTCCAGGCCCTGATCTCAACCGAGGACGAGCGTTATTATAAACACGCCGGTATCGACCTGGAAGCATTGGGCAGGGTAGGGGTCAAGAGCCTTCTGATGGGTAAAAAGTCCTCCGGTGGCGGAAGTACCATCACTCAGCAATTGGCCAAGCTGATGTATCCGCGGATCGACCTTTCCAATATGAGCAAGGTTCAGCAGATCCTCAACCTCGGACTGTCTAAATTCAAAGAATGGATCACGGCTGTTAAACTTGAGCGCTCTTACACCAAGGAGGAGATCATTGCAATGTACCTCAACAAGTTTGACTTCATCTACGATTCCTATGGGGTACGGGCGGCGGCAGAAACCTATTTTGGCAAGGAGCAGGAAGATCTGCAGCCTGATGAAGCTGCGGTCATCGTGGCCATGCTGAACAATCCCTGGTACTACAACCCCAAGAAATTCCCGGAGAATTCCACGACCCGACGCAATATCGTCCTTTCCAAAATGCAGAAGCATGGCTATCTGAGCAAAGTGGAGTACGATTCATTGCGGACGCAGCCCATCGATATGTCCAATTTCAAACGGAAGACGCAGTCCGACGGCCTTGCTCCCTATCTGAAGGTTGAAATACAAAAGCGGGTAAAGGAGATCCTTGCCCAGCCGGAAACCCGTAAGCCGGACGGTACCGAGTACGACCTATTTAAAGACGGCCTTCAGATCGAGACTACCATCGACCCGGTTTATCAGCGCCTGGCATTGGAGGCAGTTCTGGAGCATATGCCCAAATTACAGACTTCGTATTTCCGGCATTGGAAGGGGATGAACCCGTTTACCTATGACATGGATGATCAGCAAAAATCGATCGTCCAGGCGACACTGGACCGCATGATGCATGAGTCAGACCGCTACCAGACCCTGCGATATGCCCGTTTAGGGACCCTGCTGCAAAAAATGCAGGAAGAGGTGTCAAACCTGGTCTACACCGATACCGAGATCGAATGGATGATCGATGAGGAAAAAAATCCAGGCCGGATTGCAGGCTTGCAGAGCAAAGGTGTCATCCGTAAAGACAAGGCACAACGTATGCGGGAAGCCATGAAAAGCAATGAATGGGACGAGCTTAAAGTCAAATACCAGGACCTGCAAAAGGAAACTGTCAAAGCATTTGACACCAAGACGACCTGCCGGATCTTTGACTACAGTTCTCCGGATTTTGAAAAGGATTCGGTAATGACCCCGATGGACAGCATCAAGTACCACATGGAAATCCTTCAGACCGGGGTTATGGTCATGGACCCGACGACCGGGTTTGTCAAAGCATGGGTCGGAGGAGTCAACCACAAATACTTCAAGTTTGATCACGTCACTTCCAATCGTCAGGTCGGTTCCACCTTTAAGCCGTTTGTCTACACGACGGCGGTGATGAACAACATTTCACCTTGTACAGAGGTGATCGACCAGCCCTATACCATTGCTCCGGGGGAGAATAATTTCCATATCCCAGAGCCCTGGACCCCGAAGAACAGTCACGACTTTACCGGAAAAAAGATGAATCTGTATCAGGGTCTGCGCGAATCCGTCAACTCGCTTTCCGTCTTTCTGATGAAGAGCTTTGGAAGCGCGGAGCCGGTGCGTGAGACGGCCATTTCGATGGGATTGAACGGGGACGAGATTCCTTCAGTGCCCAGTATCTGCCTGGGTACTCCTGAGCTTAAAGTGGAAGAGCTGACGGGAGCTTACAGCGTATTTGCCAATAACGGTGAATACAACAAGCCCATTATCATACAATACATCCGTGACCGCCACGGACGACTGATCTATCAGAATAAGCTCGCCCGTCACCGGGCATTGAATGAAAAGACCAATTATGTCATGGTACGCATGCTCGAACAGGCGATCGGAAATGGCAAACTGGGACTGACTTCTCCGGAAGTTGGAGGTAAGACCGGCACCACCAACAACCACGTGGACGGTTGGTTTATGGGTATCCATCCTCGTGTGGTCATCGGTACCTGGGTGGGTGGTGACTACGGCTGGATCCGTTTCCGTACGCTGGATGCCGGCCAGGGCGCCGTAATGGCCCGTCCTATCTTTAATCTGCTCATGCGTAAACTGGAAGCATTGCCTGCCGATGAATTTGATGCGCAGACGCATTTCAGTGTGCCGGCAGGCCGGTTAGGTATTACCATCGATTGCGATGACTATAAACAAGAGCCGTCAGCGGAGGATGTTTTTGATGTCGAACAGGGTCTGCAGGATGAATTCGATATCATTCACTAA
- a CDS encoding antibiotic biosynthesis monooxygenase has translation MIRRIVRMHFLETYVPEFIRLFNERKGHILNFPGCVSLELYQDADTPGVWYTWSSWQSVEDLEHYRQSPFFRDTWKSIKPQFLVPPQAFTLRSENE, from the coding sequence ATGATCCGCCGCATCGTCAGAATGCATTTCCTGGAAACGTACGTTCCCGAATTCATCCGATTGTTTAATGAACGGAAAGGACACATTTTGAATTTTCCAGGATGTGTATCTTTGGAGCTTTATCAGGATGCAGACACACCTGGCGTCTGGTACACCTGGAGCAGCTGGCAAAGCGTGGAAGACCTGGAACATTACCGGCAGTCTCCATTTTTCAGGGATACGTGGAAATCGATCAAGCCACAATTTTTAGTACCACCTCAGGCGTTTACACTGCGTTCAGAAAATGAGTGA
- the aroB gene encoding 3-dehydroquinate synthase, with translation MQILPIADYSIHIGPVAEALAPLMQQLRYSTLFVLVDEQTELHCLPRIRSLVEGATIIRIPAGEEAKNIQECQHIWQQLLDGHADRKSLIINLGGGVIGDMGGFCAGTFKRGIPFIQIPTTLLSQVDASVGGKLGIDFKHIKNCIGLFKNPQAVLVDPQFCTTLPERQLASGMIEIFKHGLLHDVDLYHKLLELESLPDILDEEYITRAIAVKREVVEQDPYEAGLRKILNLGHTLGHGVESYFLETDHPLLHGEAVAIGLIGELYIAGKRFGFPAEELTHIERFVKRWYPEIAIPDDARGAILEIMAQDKKNERDQLHFSLLKKPGEPCIDCIIEPDLVEEAITYYNNQLSVPV, from the coding sequence ATGCAGATTTTGCCGATTGCGGACTATAGCATTCATATCGGGCCGGTAGCGGAAGCGCTTGCACCGCTGATGCAGCAATTGCGTTACAGCACGCTCTTTGTATTGGTGGACGAACAAACCGAATTGCATTGCCTGCCACGGATCCGCTCGCTGGTCGAAGGTGCCACCATCATCCGGATACCTGCCGGCGAGGAAGCCAAGAACATCCAGGAATGCCAGCACATCTGGCAGCAATTACTTGACGGACATGCCGACCGCAAGTCCCTGATCATCAACCTGGGCGGTGGTGTGATCGGTGATATGGGCGGTTTCTGTGCAGGGACCTTTAAGCGGGGCATACCCTTCATTCAGATACCGACCACCTTATTGTCGCAGGTAGACGCCAGTGTAGGAGGTAAGCTGGGCATTGACTTCAAACACATTAAAAACTGCATTGGACTCTTCAAGAATCCACAGGCTGTTCTGGTTGATCCCCAGTTCTGCACGACCCTGCCGGAACGGCAGCTGGCCAGCGGCATGATCGAGATCTTCAAGCATGGATTGCTGCATGACGTGGATTTGTACCACAAATTGCTCGAACTGGAGTCCTTGCCGGACATCCTGGATGAAGAATACATTACCCGGGCCATTGCCGTGAAGCGGGAAGTTGTCGAACAGGACCCCTATGAGGCAGGGTTGCGCAAGATCCTGAATCTGGGGCATACCCTGGGGCATGGCGTCGAATCCTATTTCCTGGAAACCGATCATCCCCTTTTGCATGGTGAAGCCGTGGCGATTGGACTCATTGGGGAATTATACATTGCCGGCAAACGGTTTGGATTTCCCGCCGAAGAACTCACCCACATCGAACGATTTGTCAAGCGATGGTATCCGGAGATTGCAATACCGGATGATGCGCGTGGTGCCATCCTGGAGATCATGGCTCAGGACAAGAAAAATGAACGAGACCAACTTCATTTTTCGCTGCTGAAAAAACCCGGAGAACCCTGTATCGACTGCATTATCGAACCTGATTTGGTCGAAGAAGCGATCACTTATTACAATAATCAACTATCCGTACCAGTTTAA
- a CDS encoding OmpA family protein, whose protein sequence is MRNQTVTLLFLFISLVARGQHAPGSIELFNSSFEGIPQCCQAPLGWRDCGWPGETPPDIQPSGQFSVTRPAQDGRTYLGMVVRENETWERVTQALTTAMHAGTCYSFSLYLCRSNVYLSKLDAKEDSPLKSFTKPIVLRIWGGNDYCDRAEMLAETPPIENADWRKYNFKLEPKQHYKFIILEAYYKTPVLMPYNGNVLVDHASALEPIPCDDELPAIDPEITPPVAEEEEPKVVNQAPPARPQTQPQRPETPPVTPTPVPEEEKPSQPKIRVLTELYGDLKVGQVVTIRNLYFRENSFDIDSKYFPVLDELYAFLKQNKNVRIEIGGHTNGLCEDVFCQQLSLNRAQSVSKYLVDKGIDARRIIAKGYGKSHLIASDNTPYGRQKNQRVELKILSLES, encoded by the coding sequence ATGCGGAACCAAACAGTAACTCTTCTTTTTTTATTTATTTCACTGGTAGCCCGGGGGCAGCATGCTCCAGGATCCATTGAGTTATTTAACTCCTCATTTGAAGGGATACCGCAGTGTTGCCAGGCCCCGTTGGGGTGGCGTGACTGCGGTTGGCCGGGGGAGACCCCACCGGATATTCAACCCTCCGGTCAGTTCAGCGTGACTCGTCCTGCGCAGGACGGAAGAACCTACCTGGGCATGGTTGTACGTGAAAATGAAACCTGGGAACGTGTAACCCAGGCGCTAACCACGGCCATGCATGCAGGCACTTGCTACTCTTTTTCGCTCTACCTGTGCCGGTCCAATGTTTATCTCAGCAAGCTGGATGCTAAAGAGGATTCACCACTAAAATCTTTTACAAAACCTATCGTGCTGCGGATCTGGGGAGGCAACGATTACTGCGATCGTGCAGAGATGCTCGCCGAGACCCCGCCCATAGAGAATGCGGACTGGCGGAAGTATAATTTCAAGCTGGAGCCCAAGCAGCATTATAAATTCATCATCCTGGAAGCGTATTACAAGACGCCGGTCTTGATGCCCTACAATGGCAATGTTCTGGTGGACCATGCCAGCGCCCTGGAGCCGATTCCCTGTGATGATGAACTACCAGCCATTGACCCGGAGATTACCCCTCCTGTGGCAGAGGAAGAAGAACCTAAAGTTGTAAATCAGGCTCCGCCTGCCCGGCCTCAAACCCAGCCTCAGCGCCCCGAAACACCTCCGGTAACCCCGACACCAGTGCCTGAAGAAGAGAAACCTTCCCAACCGAAAATTCGCGTCTTAACCGAACTGTATGGTGACCTAAAGGTGGGACAGGTGGTCACCATCCGCAATCTGTATTTCCGGGAGAATTCCTTTGACATCGATTCGAAGTACTTTCCGGTTCTCGATGAGCTGTATGCCTTTTTGAAGCAAAACAAAAATGTACGCATCGAGATCGGAGGGCATACCAATGGATTGTGCGAGGATGTGTTTTGTCAGCAGCTTTCCCTCAACCGGGCTCAGTCTGTCTCCAAATACCTGGTCGACAAAGGGATCGACGCACGTCGCATTATTGCTAAAGGTTACGGTAAAAGCCACCTGATCGCCTCGGACAATACGCCCTACGGTAGGCAGAAAAACCAGCGTGTCGAACTAAAGATCCTCAGCCTGGAAAGCTAG
- the folB gene encoding dihydroneopterin aldolase translates to MGTIAIEGMQFYAYHGYYKEERKKGNYFVVDVYLDLDFTKAGREDGIRHTVNYEKVYNLCARRMERTRKLLESVCVELAELLHRKYPEVKKTRVRISKLHPPLAGPSQRFYVEHSLRRKKPKRKDLSF, encoded by the coding sequence ATGGGAACCATTGCCATCGAAGGCATGCAGTTTTATGCCTACCACGGGTACTACAAAGAGGAGCGGAAGAAAGGAAATTATTTTGTGGTCGACGTGTACCTCGACCTTGATTTTACCAAGGCCGGTCGGGAAGATGGTATCCGGCATACCGTCAATTACGAAAAGGTTTACAACCTGTGTGCCCGGCGCATGGAGCGCACCAGGAAATTGCTGGAGTCCGTATGTGTGGAGCTCGCCGAACTGCTGCACCGTAAATACCCGGAGGTAAAAAAGACCCGCGTCCGTATCTCCAAGCTGCATCCTCCTCTGGCAGGCCCTTCGCAGCGCTTTTATGTTGAACACAGCCTCAGGAGGAAAAAACCCAAACGCAAAGATTTAAGTTTTTAA
- a CDS encoding PhoH family protein — translation MSEISLSVEGIDLLELYGERNSKLNLLRKAFPDVTINSRGTNLKIAGDKKQTQEVKAKLEVMLKVLRREKELKMDTVVELLSGIHPYDPLGNGSGDQSVIVHGRSGKVIRAKTANQKRLVEAAENNDIVFAVGPAGTGKTYTAVALAVRALKNRQVKKIILTRPAVEAGESLGFLPGDLKEKVDPYLRPLYDALDDMIPAETLGQFMANRTIEIAPLAFMRGRTLDSAYILLDEAQNATSMQLKMFLTRLGPSAKCIITGDLSQIDLPGYQRSGLRLAIDLLHHLQGVATIYLDPTDVVRHRLVKEIIYAYDKHEKWQRKKRDAQSEEE, via the coding sequence ATGAGTGAAATCAGTCTTTCCGTTGAAGGCATCGATCTGCTTGAACTGTACGGAGAGCGTAATTCCAAACTCAATCTGCTGCGCAAAGCCTTTCCCGATGTAACCATCAACTCCCGGGGCACCAATCTTAAAATAGCCGGTGACAAAAAACAAACCCAGGAGGTGAAAGCCAAACTGGAGGTCATGCTTAAGGTATTGCGCCGTGAAAAAGAATTGAAAATGGACACGGTAGTCGAATTACTGAGCGGTATCCATCCCTATGACCCGCTGGGTAACGGGAGTGGCGACCAGTCCGTTATCGTCCATGGCCGCAGTGGCAAAGTCATCCGCGCCAAGACCGCAAATCAGAAGCGGCTGGTCGAGGCGGCAGAAAATAACGATATCGTATTTGCCGTAGGCCCTGCTGGTACCGGCAAGACCTATACCGCCGTAGCGCTGGCTGTACGCGCCTTAAAGAATCGGCAGGTCAAGAAGATCATCCTTACACGGCCGGCGGTCGAAGCCGGAGAAAGCCTGGGATTCCTGCCCGGCGACCTGAAAGAAAAAGTAGATCCTTATCTGCGTCCATTATACGATGCGCTGGATGACATGATCCCTGCGGAGACGCTGGGCCAGTTCATGGCTAACCGGACCATTGAGATCGCACCATTGGCGTTCATGCGGGGAAGAACCCTGGACAGCGCTTATATCCTGCTCGATGAAGCGCAAAATGCGACCTCCATGCAGCTCAAGATGTTCCTTACCCGCCTGGGCCCCTCGGCGAAGTGTATCATAACCGGTGACTTGTCCCAGATCGACCTGCCTGGATATCAGCGATCTGGTTTGCGCCTGGCGATCGATTTGTTGCACCACCTTCAGGGTGTGGCAACCATTTACCTTGATCCGACCGACGTGGTCCGGCATCGTCTGGTGAAGGAGATCATCTACGCCTACGATAAACATGAGAAGTGGCAGCGCAAGAAGCGGGATGCCCAGTCTGAGGAAGAATAA
- a CDS encoding DUF4197 domain-containing protein, whose protein sequence is MKKRTLLLALTAFSLMSCATLNGVLSQAGTMPVTTEEVGKGLKEALTVGISKGAEALAKADGYYKSPYKILMPEEARTIANKLRVIPGFADFEEQLTEKLNRAAEDAAQKAKPIFVDAITSMTIGDAWNILKGQDNAATVYLKQETYQPLYDAFKPVIVSSLEKVNALSYWESAVTAYNKIPLVKKMNPKLDDYVNTQALNGLFSMVEKEEKEIRTNVGARTTDLLRRVFGQQGRG, encoded by the coding sequence ATGAAGAAAAGAACCTTACTGCTGGCCTTGACGGCTTTCAGCCTGATGTCGTGTGCCACCCTGAACGGTGTATTGAGCCAGGCCGGGACCATGCCTGTCACCACGGAGGAGGTGGGTAAAGGATTGAAGGAAGCCCTCACGGTGGGTATCAGCAAAGGCGCCGAGGCGCTGGCAAAAGCAGACGGCTATTACAAAAGTCCGTACAAGATCCTGATGCCGGAAGAAGCTCGCACCATCGCCAACAAGCTCCGGGTGATTCCGGGATTCGCCGACTTTGAAGAACAGCTGACTGAAAAGCTGAACCGGGCTGCCGAAGATGCTGCACAAAAAGCGAAACCCATCTTTGTGGATGCCATCACGTCGATGACCATCGGCGATGCCTGGAATATCCTGAAAGGCCAGGATAATGCAGCCACCGTTTACCTCAAGCAAGAAACTTACCAGCCACTGTACGATGCCTTTAAACCGGTTATCGTGAGCTCGCTGGAAAAGGTTAATGCCTTGTCCTACTGGGAATCCGCGGTCACCGCCTACAACAAGATCCCATTGGTCAAGAAGATGAATCCCAAGCTGGATGACTATGTGAATACGCAGGCGCTGAACGGCTTGTTCAGCATGGTTGAAAAAGAAGAAAAAGAGATCCGCACCAATGTGGGTGCCCGCACCACCGATCTGTTGCGCCGCGTATTCGGCCAGCAGGGCCGCGGCTAG